The segment CATGAGAATTTGTCTTTTCTAGAAAAGGATTGTAGAAATtacatggaaaaaaaatcagacGTTCACATCTTAGGGAAGGAGATGCTAGTGAAATGCACCATTACTTTTTGAAAATGCAAGCTGAAAATTCTGAATTCTTTTACGCAATGGATTTTGATAACAATGGTCGGTTAAAGAATATATTTTGGGATGATGCAAAGAGTTGGGCAACATTCAAAAAGTTTGGTGATGTAGTTACATTTGACACTACATATATGATTAACAAATATGGAATGCCATTTGCTCCATTTGTTGGGGTGAACCATCATAGGCAATCAACATTGCTAGGATGTGGATTGATCTTAAGAGAAGATACAAATTCATTTATATGGCTATTTAAATCTTGGCTTGCATGTATGTCTGAATGTCCTCCCAATGCAATTATTATGGATCAAGCCAAAGCCATGCAAAAAACGATAGAGATTGTTTTCCCTAATGCACGACATCGATGGTGCTTGTGGCATATCATGCATAAGTTGCCTGACAAATTTAAAGGGTTCAAAGACTatgaatcaataaaattttgtatgaaaaatattgttcatgattcattgacaaaagaaaattttgaagaaagttAGGGtagattcattaaaaaatatcaacTTGAAAGCAATGAACATTTACTTGGGTTGTATGATGAGTGACATCGTTGGGTGCCTGCCTTTATGAAAGATATGTTTTGAGCAGGAATGTCAACAATGCAGCAAAGTGAAAGCATGAATGCTTTCTTTGATAAATACATTAATAAGAAAACTACTTTAAAACAATTTGTTGAACAATATGAGAATGCTTTGGCAgcaaaagtgcataatgaaactATTGAAgattttaattctttcaattcatgcatttcctgTATAACTATTTATGATAGGATAAACAATTTCAGAGTGCTTACacttaaagaaaatttacaaatttcCAAAATGAGATAGTTGGAAGTATTTGTTGCAGTTTGTCTTCATGTAGGAAAGATGACAACTTTTCAGAGTATAAAGTATGTGAAGATGTATCACGTGGAGAAGGTCAGCTGAGTGTAATTTTTCATGTGTATTTTAATGAGGATAACAGTGAAGTTAACTGCAAATGCAGGTTGTTTGAGTTTAAGGGGATAGTATGCAGGCATCAAATATTGGTGTTTATTCATAGGAAGATTTATCAAATACCAGACAAGCACATCTTAAACAGATAGAATAAAAACGTCAAAAGGAGGAACACTAAAATTTGAATAAGTTATGACACCATTATGAAAACTTCGTAAATGACCAACACTCTACCAAGCAACCAGATTGTTTCGGAACGAGTTACAATTTCAGTAACATTACAGAAACAGGGGAACAGAAAACCAATTTAAGGATGGCACAATGAGATCAAACCTAAGATAAGTGAGTCATATCACACCAAAAAACAGAGTTCACTAGaggacaacaaaaataaaatcattctaaataaaactttcacaacaaaattgtAGATCAATTACACATACAATTACTCCTCTACGATGGTTCCCCTCTCACTGACATAAATTCCGTCAAGGAATTTCCGGATATCCTTGTTCTTCACGTGACACTTCTGCAAAACCGACAAGAGATTAGGTCAGCAAGTGCAGCTAGCATATGACTGAAATgattgtgcattttttttttttttttggacaaagaaACAGACCTGGTTTATCAAGGCAGCGGATCGAGAGACCAGTTCGATGTCGTTCCCATCCAGTACAAGCTCATCCTTGACCTTTTCAGATCGGAGAATTGTGACCCCATCAAGCATATCCACCTTCCTTACCTAAAacccaacaaacacaaaaatcaaccaTGTCAATTAACTTGTCAAAGTTTAGCATCAACGAATCCAGGCCTTAGCCTTTAGCAACAATgcaaaaaattaacaagtaGCACCATGAAACGCTTAAGGGGCTGCACTATTACAAACTACAAAGCGCTAGTCACATTCAGAAAGTGAACATATGATATCAAAGTACTACATGAGAGTGACTACTATTGACACCACCAAACGATAACCATTAACATGTAGAACCATAAAAGGCTTTAGGGCTGCACTATTACAAAGGCTAGTCAAATTCAGATAGTAAACAAACAATAGGAACTGCAAATATAGCCCAAAACAGAGTCTTTGTAATATCCTACCATTTCAGTTTTGCATTATTAGATATAAAAGTACTGTATGAGAGTAACTACTATTGACACCACCAAATGATAAGGCTAAGCATTAACATGTAGAACCATAAAAGGGTTTAAGGGGCTGCACATTCAGAAATTCAACAAACAATAGGAACTGAAATTATAGCCCATAACAGAGTACTCTGTAGTATCCTAATATTTCAGTTTTGCATATTAGATATAAAATAACTACATGAGAGTGACTACTATTAACACCACCAAATGATAAGTATTAACAAGTTTAAACTTCCTAAAACAATAAAACCAGAATCGATTACTAACACAAACATACATAACCCATATTCCAATTTTATCCCATTTCCCATAGCTAACAATCAAAATGCAGTAAACAAAAAACGACCCAGATGCAAAAACTGCAAAACAAGGAGAACCcaattgaaaaaaagagagaaaagagaaatggGTTACCTTTTTTTCTCCAAGAAAGTTCCTGATCTCGATGGACTTGCTGGTGTTGGTGATACTGGCATTGATGGGGAAATGAGCATAAACGAACCTCATCTTGTAACGGTAACCCTTGGTGACACCGGTGATGAGATTCTCGACATGGCTGAGCGCGGTGCGGATGGCGGCGGAGGTCTTCCTGGAGCCGAACCAAGCGTCGATCTTCAGCTTTCGGTTCCCAGTTTCCTCGTCAGTAATGAGATCGAAATCCAAGTTCAAGTGCTTGAAATTTCTGACGAGCTTGCCACGTGGGCCTTCCACCTCGATGACCTTAGCGTTCACCTTAATCTTGACCCCATCTGGGATGTCCATGGTCTCCGATGACAAGAtggtcttcattttttttttgctcttgtTTGTCTCTAGCTGCGGCACTGAGAAAGAAGAATGGTGGAGGAGGCAACCAAAAACCCTAAACAgtatgtttatatatttatgtagagagagaaaaagtgaacCTAAACCCTTTCGGCCTTTATTCATTATCTATGGGCTAAAGCTACTTGGGTTGGTAGTTCTAAAAATTAGCCCAAAACAACTTGACCCGTATGAATTTCATtagatttgtttgttttttttttttttttttaatgaataattatCATGatatatagagaaaaaaaatagtaattttttcatgcctaattataataacaaataataataataatttttttccacgCATGCTCAAAGGTTCTTTCTCATTTGGAgtttatgttaaaatttttcattcatttaaatTAGATGTTTTTGCATTTGTCTAGTGGTGCTaaacatttctcttttcttgttttaacTGATTATCTTTTCTCGTCACAGCCACAGGGTTTAATTTGGTTTGACGATATTGGCCCTGGCCACGTTAAAATATTAGTTTCCAGATTTGCCCATTCAATCCATTAGTccggattttttaaaaaaataatcaaatccctcgaactattttattagtttggCAACGTTTCAAACTATTTTCGTTTCTAACAATTCGAGTTTAGAGGACTCGATTTTGCCATTTGAAAATGcacttggaaatcgagtgtgagacactcgattttcaaactcgagtttctcacactcgatttccaagtgCATTTCCAAATGACAAAATCGAGTCCACTGGACTCGAAttgttagaaacaaaaatagtttaaaacgttgtctaactaataatatagtttcggatttatagttattttttaagaaaatcccaTTAGTCCAGTTGCaaggttttgtgtgtgtgtgtggggagAATTTGGAGGGGATGGGAGAGAgtttctataataataataataataaaaataaattgtcaaATTTGTACTTATGATGTcaatttatgtatatttttttaattgaacgaaaatttatatttcaaatagCATTGAAATGAGTAGTTTGTGTGGGTGTGTGGTACTAGGTATCATCATACTCCTAGATATATTTGTGAgtgagaaatgcataaatattGTTAGACAAACATACAAACCTTGAATTGGGATGAagagaaagttttgacattaaatcaaccaaaaaaaaaaagccttaagGCACGTGGATTGCACTTGCGTAAGAAATTGCTCATGTCATATTGTACCCGTACCCATATCCATCCTTACTAGTCTGCAAAATAAATTGGAATGACTGAAACTCTGTATCTTTTTGAATCAGACTCAATGAACacgggtgaaatctatgattaACAAAATGGcacttttcattttaaaaaaataaaaataaatgaattatttgtttatttatcaaGTCTGTTTAAGTAGACCGTAAGGGACCATTGCTAGGATGGACCACACAATACAATATCACAGATGGCAACTCTGGAAAATCATTTTACAAAAGGTGAAAAACTCACCAatgataaggttttttttttggcttgcaAGAACTAAATTAATGCACAAAACCATTCCAAGCGATTAACggtttaaataattaaaaacaccAAATTTGAGCACATCAGCCTTTTGACTCATTGCTGATTCAAATTGTTTTGAATCATACCCAAACAGCACAGAACCAAAATCCCCCAACACTGAACTAACATCAAGAAAGACACTACGCCAAGCAATGGCCATTTTACACAATTTGGTGATTTATCATTTTTGATTGTAACAACAAACATACCTCTATGTGTGCGTGAGTATCACTAATGCCACCATTATGAAAACTTTGTAAATGACTTGTCTAGCAAGCAACCAGATTGTTTCGGAACGAGTTACAGTTTTTGAGCTGACGAGTTAATGGGGTTGGCCTCACCACCGACAAATTTCAGTCACATTACAGAAACAGGGGAAGCAGAAAACCAATTTACCAATGGCACAATGAGATCAACTTAAGAAAAGTGAGTCATATATATCACACCAAAAACAGTGTCACTCCATGCAAGGGAGAACCCAATGAGGAGgacaataaaaagaatttagatTGGCCAAGTATCTAGGGTATTTCACTGAGTCTGAATGGACCTTGCTTGGGCTAAGAATTCAAACATTACTGCACCCTGAAACTCTTGCCTATTTGGATGCCCCATATTGTTCATCAGGTAAAAGGACACAAGTCTTGAGCAGAAAATCTTTTCAATAGAAGCATGGCAGAAAAACATTAATAATAACATTctatcttttataaaaaagaaaagaaaagaaaagtaatggTTCAATCCAGGGCTCGCATAATTACAATATCATTTGGATAGTATTGtattttatgtttaaatttataacaactgttcaaaaatttttatatattgagaATGCTATTTTGCAAAAACACTACAATTAGTATATTACCGACATTATCTTATGTTATTCTAAtcgtatttatgtatttaagcTAATGAATTTTTCTGTATATTGCATGAGTTAGCAATtagttgttaaaataaaattaacattaagggtctatttggataccgcttattgataaaaattgaaaactgaaaactgaaacattgtaacaaaataatttttaaatgtgtgaatagtgtcgtaagacccatttttaataaaaattttattgaaaaataaaagtttttctGTACATTGCATGAGTTAGCAATtagttgttaaaataaaattaacattaagggtctatttggataccacttattgataaaaattgaaaactgaaaactgaaacattgtaacaaaataatttttgaatatgtaaatagtaccgtgaaaCCCATTtctaataaaagttttattgaaaaaagaggTCTGTAggtcccatgaatagtgcacggGATCCATGCACAAAACGCTGGACATTTGCGCTGTCCAAATGTTCACTAAGTTTTTATATCATAATAATTAGCTAGAAGGCTGTCGAAATAATTTgtcccaattttattttttaccaattATTTTCAAGAAAGTACCGAAATAAAATGGATTAAAGTGAAAACAAACGGACGCCATTTTCAACGACAAAAAGTTATCATCCTCCTATTCACAACCATTAGGAAAACATCATTAAAAAgaatcctttatttatttattttgataataaaagaatttggcttatcaaaaaaagaaaagaaaaaaagaatgcaCTTTGTTGTAGTGATATAACATGTCAGACATTCAAttctggttttcttttttcaaagaaaaaaaagggtggtGGTTAAGCTTGGTACGTATGTGATTGTTGTGACTGCATTTCAAGAATATGCCtggatttcaattttcaaaagtttaTCCTAACTTTAAATGTAATCCATTGAGTTTTGGTTTTAGATAACATTAAGTTGACAACATACTACATACCAACGTAAAGGACCCGCAAGCTCTCCAGTCTTCACCTGCATCATGGAAAATAGACTTCAGTTCAGCTTGAGCTTATGGTCAGCTTTGTATATATTGCAAATCTgatttaatgaaattaaatcTGATTGTTAATGCTTTGATTACTCTCAACTTACActatttttaattcattttatgccaaaaagaatagaagaagaaaaaaaaaaaaagataaagaaagtGATAGATTTGGTTGGTCTTCCTAGCTTATTATTCATggaaaaaacttaaatatagtttttcaaTGTGCTTAAATTGAAACATATGTCAGTAATCTATATTGACCATTACAGTATAAAATGTactattttttaagaaaaattaaattaaattcacttctatatttgaatttaattaagaaaatgtaTTGCATCTAACTAAGGAAttatatctaagttttattgattatttattttttaacgatttttttttctttttcttaa is part of the Quercus robur chromosome 9, dhQueRobu3.1, whole genome shotgun sequence genome and harbors:
- the LOC126700511 gene encoding 60S ribosomal protein L9-like, translating into MKTILSSETMDIPDGVKIKVNAKVIEVEGPRGKLVRNFKHLNLDFDLITDEETGNRKLKIDAWFGSRKTSAAIRTALSHVENLITGVTKGYRYKMRFVYAHFPINASITNTSKSIEIRNFLGEKKVRKVDMLDGVTILRSEKVKDELVLDGNDIELVSRSAALINQKCHVKNKDIRKFLDGIYVSERGTIVEE